ATCGAATGCTTCACTGGCGATTTCGAGAAGGCGTATCCCTGGAGCGAAAATTTTCGTGAGACTCTGCCGTGGCAACGAGGTAAACGCTAAGTCGTGTATGCGGATTTGCTACTTTGGCATGGCCCGCCCCAGCTACCCGCGCCACCGCGTGATTGCGAGAGGTTTGAGGCAGTTGGGCGTGGATGTTGTGGAGTGTTTCGTCTCGCACCGCCTGAGCGGCTATCAACTCAGATCGGCGCTGTGGACCGAATTTGCCAAACTCAATGGCAAGTTTGACGCTCTGCTGGTTGCCGAGTTCAATCACGCTGTTCTGCCTCAGGCCTGGTATCTGGCCCGTAAACACAAGCTTCCACTTGTTTACGATTTTTTGATCTCGCTCTATGACTCTATTGCCAGTGATCGGATGCAGGCCTCGCCGTTGTCGCCCCGCTCGCTGATGATGTGGGGGCTGGACTGGCTGGCGACTCGCCTGCCAGCCAGGATTTTGGTGGACACGTCGGCTCATTGCGACTTTTACGCGCAAGCGTTTCGCGCCAACCCGGCCAAGTTTGTCGTTGTGCCGCTCGGCTTTGAAGACGACATCTTTACTCTTGCCCCGCCCCGCCTTCCCGACGACAAATTCCGTATTCTCTTTTACAGCACCTTCATTCCTTCGCATGGCGCGGATGTGATCGCCCGCGCCGCCTCGATAGTCACATCCGCCGACCCGACGATTCACTTCACGCTCCTCGGAGCCGGCCAGACTTTGCAAGAAACTAAAAACCTGATCAAGACGCTCCAGATCGGCAATGTGAATTTTATGCCGCCCGTCAGCGCCGCCGAACTTCCGGCGCTGATTGGCGGCGCCGATATAACCCTGGGTGTGTTTGGCAATAACGAGAAAGCCAATCGCGCCATCCCCAACAAACTCTATCAAGGGCTGGCCGTTGGCCGGGCGGCGATCACGGCAAACACAGCCCCGGCCCGCGAATTTTTTTCATCGGGCCAGCATGTGCTGATGTGCGAGCCTGGCTCGCCCGAATCGCTGGCTGAATCGATTCTCCTTTTGAGGCATAACTCAGAATTACGCGCCCGGTTGGCCAAGCAGGGACACCGCCACGCGGTTGAAAACTATTCGCCCGTCCCGATCGCCCGGCGGGTGCTCGGCGCGCTGGAAGCATTATGAAGCTGGCCTTCATCGCCAACGCCCGCATCCCGTCCGAGCGGGCTAATGCCATGCAAACGGCTCAGATGTGCGCCGCCTTTGCCTCCGCCGGGGCGGACGTGACGCTTTATTATCCTGACCGCCGCAACACATTTGCCGCAGTTGATCTGTATGAATATTATGGCGTGCCCCGCAACTTTCAGACACGCCGGGTTCCTTGCATAGATTGGATCGCTCCCAACAACCAGCGACATCCGCTCGAGCAGCTCATTTTCATGGTACAAACATTCACCTTTGGGGCGGCATTGCTGGTTAGCCTGTGGCGCTCACCTGCCGACATCTACTATTCTCGTGATCCATTCGTGCTGGCATTGTTGGCGTTCGGTCTGCCACAAGCGCGCCGGCAAATGCTCTTTGAAGCGCATACTTTGCCCATGTCGTCATTGGGTCGTTTATTCCGGCGACGGGTATTGAATCGGGTGAGGGGAACAGTGGCGATTAGCCATTCGTTAGGCAGGTTGTATGTTGCGCTGGGTTTGCCGGAGGCGTCGGTCATCACTGCTCCCGACGGCGTCGAACTGTCGCGTTTTTCAAAGGCGCTCACTAAAGCGGAGGCTCGCGCCCGGCTTGGCTTGCCTTTGAAACAAAAACTGGTGGTTTATACAGGCGGCCTGTACCAGGGGCGCGGGCTGGAAGAATTGATCGTCGCCATTAAGACAGTGGAGGCAGTGCTGGTGATCGTCGGCGGGCAGGATCGGCAGTCCGTCACGCGGTTGAAAAACTACGCGGCCCAGGCAGGTGTAACCAACGTCCGATTCGAGGGCCACCGGCCACCCGCCGAAGTGCCGCTTTATCTAGCGGCGGGAGATGTGCTGGCGATGCCCTATTCTCGCCGCACGGTTGCCCCCGGCGGGGTGACGACGGATTGGATGTCGCCGCTTAAGATGTTCGAGTACATGGCCGCCTCCCGGCCCATCGTCGCCAGCGACCTGCCCGCTTTGCGCGAAGTGTTGCGCGACGGCGAGAATGCGGTTCTAGTCGAGCCAGACAATGTCGTTGCGTTGGCGGACGGCTTGCGCTGTTTGTTGAGTGAGGCCTCACTGGCACAGCGTCTGGCCGCCCAGGCCTGGTGCGACGTTGAGGCTTATACTTGGGATGCGCGGGCGAAGACAATTTTAGATTTTGTGATGAGAGCGCATGACTAGAAACCTGCGTGCCCGCCTGAGCAACTGGGTTGGCGATAACGCGCTCAAGCGGCTGATCAAAAACGCATCGTTTCTGTTCGGCGCTGAAGCGCTGGTGACGTTGATCAGCGCCGTGCAGTTCCCGCTCGTCACTCGCTGGCTGGGCGCTGAAAACTATGGTGCGCTGGGCATCGTCATCAGTTCGGTGGCTCTGGTCGGGCAATTGCTCTCGTTCAGGTTGTGGGAGACCGTCATCAAATACTTCACGAAATATTTGATGGTGAATGACGAAGGACGCGCGCTGGCGATCCTCAAGCTGTGCCTTTTCATAGACTTCTCCATGAGCGCCATCATCTTTGCTGTTATCAGCCTCGCGGCGGGCTGGCTGGCCGCGTTGGTGGTCAAACGACCTGACGGCGCTGATCTGATCCGCCTGCAAGCGTTTCATGCCCTGGTTCTGGTGAGCATGAGCGTGTGGATGGCGCTCCTGCGAGTGTTTGACCGTTTCAAATTTATTTCCGCCTACAACGTTGTGTCGGCCATTGCCCTGTTCGCGCTGTCGGTGATCATGCTGGCGCTCGGAGGCGGGGTGGCCGGGATGATCATCGCGGCGACGCTGACCAATTTGGGCCAAACGCTGATCCTGACTTTCCTGGCTGGCCGTGAACTCAAATCCAGGTTCCGCCGCCACTGGTTCACGGCAGACTTGCGCTCTCTGCGCGAAGACTGGCACGATATTTGGGTCATGCTCTTCAGTATGAACATTGACACCTTGCGAAAGATCGCAATGAACAACGCCGATCTCGTGGTGCTGGGCTGGTTTACCACCCCGGCTCAGGCCGGCGTTTACCGGTTGGCGAAACAACTGGCCTCTTATTTTGGCCGCCTCACTAATCCGGTTTACGACACACTTTTCCCTGAGGTGGCAAAACTTTACACGACCGAAGGCCCGGCGCGAGTAAGAGCGATGGTGACTCGCCTGACGCGAGGGATCGCGATCGGGCTGGCCGGTTCATTTATCGGCGCCTATCTGTTCTCAGGGTGGCTGGTTCCCGTCATTTTTGGCTCGGAATACATTCCGGCGATTCCGTTGTTCTACATCATTTTGTTGACGAACATTTTGGCCATTATGCTGTGGGCGCCCAGCGTTCTGCTCTCGGCTGGCCGGGCCAAACAACTCACCGCCATCAACACCATCAGCTCGCTCGTCATGTTGACGCTCCTGCTGGTGCTCACCTGGCGGTGGGGCAGTGTCGGCACGGCCATTGCCCTGGTGAGCTTTCACGTCACCTGGCTCAGCCTGACTTATCCGGCGACCCGGAAGGCTCTGGCGGGATGATGCTGTTAAGACCCATCCTCAGCCGCCTCGAAACCAAAGTGGGCAAGCACGTCATCCGCCGCGAGGTCGAGGCTTTTGCCAACAACCGGCAGACACTCGACCTGGGCTGTGGCCGCTCCCCCAACGCCGGCGCTTTCCCCAACCGAGTCGGCATGGACATTGAACCGGGGCGGGGCGTCCACGTCATCGCCGATGCTCATTATCTTCCGTTCGCCGCTAATAGCTTTCAGCAAATCGTCTGCTCGGAAGTGCTGGAGCATCTCGCCGACCCGGCGCAGGCGGCGCGAGAGATGGGGCGGGTGGTGAATGACGGCGGGCAGTTGTTTCTTACCACGCCGTTCGTCTACCCGGTGCATGAAGCGCCTTACGATTATCAACGCTTCACTGTTTACGGCCTGACCCGGTTGTTCGACCTGGCCGGGTTTCAAATTCGTCAAATCAAGCCGCTCTTCGACGAAGAACAAACGCTGGCGATTTTGATTCAGCGGATCGCGTTTCAACGGCAGGACTCGCGACTGCGACATTACTTCTACTTGCTGTTGGCTCACCTGATCTACGGTTTAGCCGCCGAGGCCAAGGGGCAACGTTATCAACATGTCAATCGCCGGGTGGCCGGCCCGTTCATGACTGCCGGATATTTGCTGGTGGCGCAGAAAACGGGCAACGGGGAGCATTGAGACATGTGCGGCATTTGCGGCCTGTGGCAACGAAACACGCCGGTGGATGAAACAACGCTCAGAGCAATGAGCGATCGGCAAGCGCATCGCGGCCCGGACGATTGGGGCGTGTATTGCAACGCCGACCGTCGCCTTGGCTTCGGCTTCCGGCGGCTGGCGATTATTGACCTCTCGCCCAGCGGCCACCAGCCGATGAGTAACGAGGATGGCAGTTTGTGGATCGTCTTCAACGGCGAAATCTACAACCATCCCACCTTGCGCCAGGAGTTGGTTCGCGCCGGGCACGAGTTCCGCTCGACCTCTGACACCGAGGTAATTCTGCATGGCTACGAAGAATGGGGCGAGGGCTTGCTCCAGCGTTTGCGGGGCATGTTTGCTTTTACTATCTGGAACGAATCCAATCAGAGCCTTTTCATTGCCCGCGACCGGCTTGGCATTAAGCCTTTGCACTATTATTGGGATGGTGAACGTTTCGCCTTCGCCAGCGAAATCAAATCACTGCTCACCCTGCCAAACCTGAAAACCGATCTGGATCACTCGGCGTTGTGGGATTACTTCACCTACCTCTACATTCCTACGCCCAAGACGGTCTACAAATTCATCCGCAAACTGCCGCCCGCCCACTTTCTCAAGTTCAACGGCCATGAGCCGGAAATAAAAGAATACTGGGATGTGAAAGAGTGGGGCGCTTCGTCTCTGACCCGGCCCGAGGCCGCCGAGGCCGTGTGTGAAAAGCTGTTTGAGACGACGAAAGCTTACCTCATCGCCGACGTGCCAGTGGGCGTCCTGCTCTCCGGCGGGCTGGACTCAACGGCGGTGACTGCGGCAGCAACAAAAGGGCGGCCACCCGAGTCGCCCTTACAGTCATTTTCGATTGGCTTCGATGTGCTTGAACACTCCGAACTGGAATTTGCCCAAATAGCCGCCGAAACCTTTGGCACGCTCCACCGGACTCGCATTGTGTCACAAGAGAGTCTGGCCGAGGGGCTGGCCCGAACGATCACTTTGTTCGACGAGCCGTTCGCCGAAACTTCGGGGTTGCCAACGCTGGCCGTCTCGGAGTTGGCTGCTAAGCACGTGAAGGTAGTGTTGGCCGGCGACGGCGGCGACGAAACGCTGGCCGGATACTTCAAATACTGGCGCTGGCTGGAGTTGGCGGCCCAGGATCGCGGCAGTCCGGCGCTGAGAAAGTTGATATTCGACGATGTGGCGTTGAACCTGCTGAAGCCGCTGGCCGGTCTGCCCAAGATACAGGCCGTCATCAACCTTGCCAGCCTTGACGTGCGCGGCAAAGATGGCGTAGACCGTTACGGCGCAATCATCAGCCCGATCAAAACTTATCAAAAGCCGAAACTCCTGCCCGACCTGGCCCGCGAGTTTCGCGGCTACGACGACTACTGGCACTTGCGCCGCTACTGGCGTGACGATCTTGATCCGCTCTCGCGCTTGCAATACGTTGACCTCAAGACTTATTTGCCGGATGACATTCTCACCAAAGTGGATCGGGCCAGCATGGCGGCTTCTCTTGAGGCTCGCGTTCCTTTGCTGGATCACGAGTGGGTGGAGTTGACGGCGTCCCTGCCCTCCGAATTTCGTTTCCGCAAAGCCATCTTTCGCGAAGCGTTGGCCGGCATCTTGCCCGGGCCGATCCTCAGCCGCCGCAAAAAAGGATTCTCGTCGCCGATGTTGAACTGGCAAAAGGTGGAGACTCGCAACGGAGCCAGGTTGGGCGGGGCGGCGCTGTGGGCGGCCCAGGTTTACGACACATGGCAAACAGCCCGCGTCTGACGTACATCACCACCGCCGCCTTTCCGGCGCCGAAAGCGTCGTCGGTGCAGGTGATGCAAATGTGCGCCGCATTTGCCGAGGTTGGCGCTCTGGTAAAATTGGTGGCACGCCAGGCGGCAACACAAATTAACGCGGATGTATTTGCGCATTACGGCCTTCCGCCCATATTCAGCTTCGAGACCCGGCCATTGCCTCGCTGGCCGCGCCCCACCGATCTGCTTCAAGCTCAAGCCGTCTTCGCCGAACAAGGCTCCGATTGGATCTGCTATTCGCGCATTCGCGATCTAACAGCGCCAGTGCTGGCTCTGGCGCGCGGCGCAAAGGCGGCAGTGGAAGTGCATGGCCGCCCGGCGACGTTGCGCGAGCGAGTCATGTTGAAATGGATTGGCCGTCATCCGCGTGGGCGGCTGTTTACTATTTCCGAGCCGCTTCAGGACATTTACCGGCGCGATTACGGCCTGGTCACTCACGTCGCTCCCGATGCAGTGGACATGAGCCGGTTCAACCCGTCGCTGACGACTGCCCAGGCCCGAGAGCAGTTGGGATTGGAGTCGGGGCTGTGGGTGGTATACGTTGGCGGGTTGTACGAGGGGCGAGGGCTGGAGTCGCTCTTCACGGCAGTATCCGGCCTGCCCGTGAATCTGTTAATCGCAGGTGGGCGTTCCCCCGAAGAAGTTGCCGTCTGGCGCGAACGGGCGGAGTCTCTTGGAGCAACCCGTATTCGTTTTGAAGGCTACCAGCCGCCGGCGCGTGTGCCGCTCTACTTGTTTGCCGCCGACGTGCTGGCAATGCCTTACGGCAAACGGGTGATGACGCCGAGCGGTGAAGACATTGCCGAATGGATTTCGCCGATGAAGTTGTTTGAATACCTGGCCGCCCGCCGCCCGATCGTGTCCAGCGATTTGCCGGTTCTGCGCACCGTGCTGGCCCACGAGAAGAATGCTTTGCTCGTTGGGGCCGACGATGCGGTTGGACTGCGCGCGGCGATTGAGCGCGTTTTGCGCGACCCGGCTCTGGCTAATCGTTTAGCCGCCGAGGCTCAACAAACTGCCAGACGTTACACCTGGGCAGAGCGGGCAAAACGAATTTTGGAGATGATTGGACGTGACGACACAAACCGCTCCTCCTGACATGGCGCGCGCCCGGTGGTGGCCGGGGGTGGTGTTGGCTCTGGTGCTGGCGCGGCTGGCAATGAGCTGGATTCTTCTAAACGACATCCCCAGACTTCAGGAACACGACGGCTGGTATTTCCCGCACGGCGGCGATAACGACTTATATTTCAAAATGGCCCAGTCGCTGGCCGCCGGCCAGCCGATTGCCTTGCCACTTGGCATTGGCCAGCCGCTAGTGATGGCTGGATTGCTCAAGCTAACGGGCGCATCCAGCTTTCGAGACATCCTGCCCTGGCTGGTAATCATAAACGGCTTTGTTCTAGGCGGGTTAAGCGTGTGGGTGATGGCCCAACTTGCTTACCGCCTAACTCACGACCGGCGGTTGGCTTTGGCCGCTGCCGGCCTCTGGGCGTTTTCGGCTTATGCCCTGTGGCTGGTCTTGGGCCTGCACGGCGAAGCGAGACAATTGCGGGCGGTGTATGTTCCGCGCCAACTATGGATGAATGGCCTGACGGATCCGCCGGCGCTGTTCATGTCCTTGCTCGGCCTATTACTGGTAGTGCAGGCAAAGGAAATGAGGCCGGATGGGCGCAGGCAAACGGCGCTCTTTCTCATTGGCGGCCTGACCCTGGGGTTGGCCGCCGTCTTTCGTTTTCAGTCAACCGCCATTTTGGGCATGGTCTTTCTTGCCTTACTGTGGGTGCGGCAATGGCGCGGCCTGTTGCTGTGCGGCCTCGGCCTGCTGATCGGCTTCACGCCGCAATTCTGGTACAACGCTATTGCCAACGGCCACGTTCTGAACATGCCTTATATCAGCGGCTGGCTCGGCTTCGACAAGAACGGTCAGGCCTACTTCAATTACACCTTGATGCACTTTTCGCCGCAGTTTCTCGGCGACAGCCTGAACATGCTCACACGCGGGAATTGGCTGGTGGCAACCGGGGAAGCCGCCGTGGCAGTGGCGGCCATTTACCTGTTCATTCGCTGCTGGCGGCAGTGCGGCAGTTTCGCCGCCCTGATCATGTTCGGCGCGCCGCTCGCCAGCTTCGGTCTGCACATCAGCACCTTCGTTTTTACCATCGATCCAATCCGCTTCACTCTTCCGGCGCTTTCGATAGGCATTCCTGCCGCAACCTGGGCGGCGTCCTTTGTGGCGGCGGAATTGCGAACAAAATTACATTTTCCAAGTTCCACTCGTCCCCTCATTTCCCGCGCCAGGAAATAGGGAAACGCCCGGAACTTTGAGAAGAAAGGCAATACTGGATTATGAAGATTCTTGTAACAGGCGGCCTGGGCGCAGTCGGCGCACCGCTGGCGCGCGAACTTCGAGGGCGCGGCCACGAAGTGTGGGTCTGCGATTTGCCTCACGCCGAAGGCCCCAACTACATGCGCTGTGACGTGGGCGACTACCGCCAGGTTCAGCGCGTGTTCAACCGGGTTGACTTCGAGTTTGTCTACCACCTCGCCGCCGAGTTTGGCCGCTGGAACGGCGAGGACTACTACGAGAAAGTTTGGCAGTCCAATGCCATCGGCACTAAAAACATTCTTCGCTTTCAGGAAGAGCGCAAGTTTCGCATGGTCTTCACCAGCAGTTCCGAAGTGTACGGCGACTGGAGTGGGGTGATGAGCGAAGAGGTGCTGATGGAGCGCCCCATCCGCCAGATGAACGATTACGCCGTCTCCAAGTGGGTCAACGAAATGCAGATCATGAACTCGGCCGACCGCTTTGGAACCGAGACGGTGCGGGTGCGGCTCTTCAACACCTACGGGCCGGGCGAGCCGTACTCCGAGTATCGTAGCGTCGTCTGCCAATTCGTCTATCGCGCCCTGCATGACCTGCCCTACACCGTCTACCTGGATCATCACCGCACTTCATCCTATATTGACGATACCGTGCGCACCCTGGCCAACATCTCGGAACGCTTCAAGCCGGGCGAAGTCTATAACATCGCCGGCGACGAGTATCACGACATCAAGGCTTTGTCCGATATGATTTTGAATTATCTGGGCAAGGACGACCGGCAGGTGAAGTACGTGCCGCTGGAAGCGCACAACACTCGCGACAAGAAGACGACGACGGCCAAAGCCGTCCGCGATTTAGGCCATGTGGCGACGGTTCCGCTCGCGGTCGGCATCCCGCGCACTATCGAGTGGCAAAAACAAGTTTACAAAAAGCAATAACCAATAACCAATTGTCGAGAGAACCAAATGACTAAGACCAATAAACAAACCATCGTCGTCATCGGCACGGGCTATGTGGGCCTGCCCGCCGCCCTGCTGTTGGCCCGCGCCGGCCACGCCGTCATTGGCGTGGACATCAACGAGAACATCGTCCGGGCCATCAACGAAGGCGTTCTGCATATCAAAGAAGACGAACTGCAGGCGATTATGGACGAGCCGGAAGTGCGGGCCAACCTGCGCGCCCAAACCATGCCCGCCGAAGCCGACGTTTTCCTCATCGCCGTTCCCACCCCGGTTGACCACCGCAAAAAAGTGGCCGAGATGAAATACGTGCGCGACGCCACCGAGTCCATTGTGCCTTACCTCAA
This region of Chloroflexota bacterium genomic DNA includes:
- a CDS encoding glycosyltransferase family 4 protein translates to MKLAFIANARIPSERANAMQTAQMCAAFASAGADVTLYYPDRRNTFAAVDLYEYYGVPRNFQTRRVPCIDWIAPNNQRHPLEQLIFMVQTFTFGAALLVSLWRSPADIYYSRDPFVLALLAFGLPQARRQMLFEAHTLPMSSLGRLFRRRVLNRVRGTVAISHSLGRLYVALGLPEASVITAPDGVELSRFSKALTKAEARARLGLPLKQKLVVYTGGLYQGRGLEELIVAIKTVEAVLVIVGGQDRQSVTRLKNYAAQAGVTNVRFEGHRPPAEVPLYLAAGDVLAMPYSRRTVAPGGVTTDWMSPLKMFEYMAASRPIVASDLPALREVLRDGENAVLVEPDNVVALADGLRCLLSEASLAQRLAAQAWCDVEAYTWDARAKTILDFVMRAHD
- a CDS encoding oligosaccharide flippase family protein, giving the protein MTRNLRARLSNWVGDNALKRLIKNASFLFGAEALVTLISAVQFPLVTRWLGAENYGALGIVISSVALVGQLLSFRLWETVIKYFTKYLMVNDEGRALAILKLCLFIDFSMSAIIFAVISLAAGWLAALVVKRPDGADLIRLQAFHALVLVSMSVWMALLRVFDRFKFISAYNVVSAIALFALSVIMLALGGGVAGMIIAATLTNLGQTLILTFLAGRELKSRFRRHWFTADLRSLREDWHDIWVMLFSMNIDTLRKIAMNNADLVVLGWFTTPAQAGVYRLAKQLASYFGRLTNPVYDTLFPEVAKLYTTEGPARVRAMVTRLTRGIAIGLAGSFIGAYLFSGWLVPVIFGSEYIPAIPLFYIILLTNILAIMLWAPSVLLSAGRAKQLTAINTISSLVMLTLLLVLTWRWGSVGTAIALVSFHVTWLSLTYPATRKALAG
- the asnB gene encoding asparagine synthase (glutamine-hydrolyzing): MCGICGLWQRNTPVDETTLRAMSDRQAHRGPDDWGVYCNADRRLGFGFRRLAIIDLSPSGHQPMSNEDGSLWIVFNGEIYNHPTLRQELVRAGHEFRSTSDTEVILHGYEEWGEGLLQRLRGMFAFTIWNESNQSLFIARDRLGIKPLHYYWDGERFAFASEIKSLLTLPNLKTDLDHSALWDYFTYLYIPTPKTVYKFIRKLPPAHFLKFNGHEPEIKEYWDVKEWGASSLTRPEAAEAVCEKLFETTKAYLIADVPVGVLLSGGLDSTAVTAAATKGRPPESPLQSFSIGFDVLEHSELEFAQIAAETFGTLHRTRIVSQESLAEGLARTITLFDEPFAETSGLPTLAVSELAAKHVKVVLAGDGGDETLAGYFKYWRWLELAAQDRGSPALRKLIFDDVALNLLKPLAGLPKIQAVINLASLDVRGKDGVDRYGAIISPIKTYQKPKLLPDLAREFRGYDDYWHLRRYWRDDLDPLSRLQYVDLKTYLPDDILTKVDRASMAASLEARVPLLDHEWVELTASLPSEFRFRKAIFREALAGILPGPILSRRKKGFSSPMLNWQKVETRNGARLGGAALWAAQVYDTWQTARV
- a CDS encoding NAD(P)-dependent oxidoreductase, which produces MMKILVTGGLGAVGAPLARELRGRGHEVWVCDLPHAEGPNYMRCDVGDYRQVQRVFNRVDFEFVYHLAAEFGRWNGEDYYEKVWQSNAIGTKNILRFQEERKFRMVFTSSSEVYGDWSGVMSEEVLMERPIRQMNDYAVSKWVNEMQIMNSADRFGTETVRVRLFNTYGPGEPYSEYRSVVCQFVYRALHDLPYTVYLDHHRTSSYIDDTVRTLANISERFKPGEVYNIAGDEYHDIKALSDMILNYLGKDDRQVKYVPLEAHNTRDKKTTTAKAVRDLGHVATVPLAVGIPRTIEWQKQVYKKQ
- a CDS encoding glycosyltransferase family 4 protein; protein product: MANSPRLTYITTAAFPAPKASSVQVMQMCAAFAEVGALVKLVARQAATQINADVFAHYGLPPIFSFETRPLPRWPRPTDLLQAQAVFAEQGSDWICYSRIRDLTAPVLALARGAKAAVEVHGRPATLRERVMLKWIGRHPRGRLFTISEPLQDIYRRDYGLVTHVAPDAVDMSRFNPSLTTAQAREQLGLESGLWVVYVGGLYEGRGLESLFTAVSGLPVNLLIAGGRSPEEVAVWRERAESLGATRIRFEGYQPPARVPLYLFAADVLAMPYGKRVMTPSGEDIAEWISPMKLFEYLAARRPIVSSDLPVLRTVLAHEKNALLVGADDAVGLRAAIERVLRDPALANRLAAEAQQTARRYTWAERAKRILEMIGRDDTNRSS
- a CDS encoding glycosyltransferase — translated: MARPSYPRHRVIARGLRQLGVDVVECFVSHRLSGYQLRSALWTEFAKLNGKFDALLVAEFNHAVLPQAWYLARKHKLPLVYDFLISLYDSIASDRMQASPLSPRSLMMWGLDWLATRLPARILVDTSAHCDFYAQAFRANPAKFVVVPLGFEDDIFTLAPPRLPDDKFRILFYSTFIPSHGADVIARAASIVTSADPTIHFTLLGAGQTLQETKNLIKTLQIGNVNFMPPVSAAELPALIGGADITLGVFGNNEKANRAIPNKLYQGLAVGRAAITANTAPAREFFSSGQHVLMCEPGSPESLAESILLLRHNSELRARLAKQGHRHAVENYSPVPIARRVLGALEAL
- a CDS encoding class I SAM-dependent methyltransferase, which codes for MMLLRPILSRLETKVGKHVIRREVEAFANNRQTLDLGCGRSPNAGAFPNRVGMDIEPGRGVHVIADAHYLPFAANSFQQIVCSEVLEHLADPAQAAREMGRVVNDGGQLFLTTPFVYPVHEAPYDYQRFTVYGLTRLFDLAGFQIRQIKPLFDEEQTLAILIQRIAFQRQDSRLRHYFYLLLAHLIYGLAAEAKGQRYQHVNRRVAGPFMTAGYLLVAQKTGNGEH